CCATTTATTTCATTCGTAGGAAAAGTTGCGGCTCCAGGGCCAGATCACAGAAGGCAGCAATATGATTAAAACAATTGCTTTTGGCCGTTACGAACTGGACACGTGGTATCATTCTCCCTACCCAGAGGAGTACGCCCGCCTGGGCCGTCTCTACATGTGTGAATTCTGTCTCAAATACATGAAGAGCCAGACAATACTGCGCAGACACATGGTAAGGTTTGGGGTAGATGTGATTCCTGAGCTTTAAATCAGCTGTGAGCATTTTTAAACATCATTACTCTTGTTAGTTCAGTTCTTCACTTCAGGGGGTGAGAAGATTCTGTGTCATTTTGAAGGAAAGGCCACTTTTCTAGATGCAGGCTTGCTTTCTGTCCCATTTAGTGGattacagaacagaaaagggacctggaattattattttaatcataGCTAAAAAGTCTGTATGTTTCCTGATACATCCAGTAGCTGTTGTAACCTGTTCTGTCCTTAAAATAGTAGTGTCACcctgattttgtttgcttgtcaTAGGCAAAATGTGTTTGGAAACATCCACCGGGTGATGAAATCTACCGCAAAGGCTCCATTTCAGTTTTTGAAGTTGATGGGAAAAAGAACAAGGTAACTAATTGCAATAAGAAGCCATTCTTGATTGCGGAGTCCATCTTTCAAATGTGCCAAGCTTTTCCTGTAGAGAAACGGGATGCAAATGGCCCTTTCTCTCTAATGGAAGAAAGGCTGCTACAGTTGGATCTGTCCAGTTTTGCAATTCGGGCAGTCATTTTGTCTGCATGCTCTTTGTGGTTATTCCTCAGAGCTGTTTACTGGGGGTGGCCTCCTTAACCCTCAGTTGAAAGGCAGAACCTGCGCTGAACCAGTGGTTACAGATTCTAGGTAGAAGCCCTGCACTTGTGCGCTGTTTCTAGCTGTGTCCAGTCTTGAAGGCttcagaggggagaaaaaaaaaaaaaaaaaagctaactttTGCATTGCTGGAAGTTGGGAGGAGTCTTTTGTATTAACTGCAGATGACCCTGAAGGCTGGAATAAATACAACACAGTACAAGCAAGCAGAGATGCAACCTTTGCTCCCCTTCACTGAGGATGTGATGTTTTGAACATTCAGAGATTAATATCACAAACAAATTCCCACCCTCCAGAAGCTAGGCTTACCAAGTTTCATCATAAATGGAATtgtttcccagcccagctgccctATTAGACTGTTATTTCTCAGATGATTCAGAACTTTCTTCTCATTTCCCTTGTATGTCTGTTTTTTGCCATGCTTGGCACGTGCTGCCATAATAAACAGGTGTATCCTACTCTCCTTTTGCTTCTAGATCTACTGTCAAAACCTGTGTCTGCTGGCAAAACTTTTCTTGGACCATAAAACACTGTATTATGATGTTGAACCCTTCCTGTTCTATGTCATGACAGAAGCTGACAACACTGGCTGTCACCTGATAGGATATTTCTCCAAGGTTAGTTTGGAAAAAATCTTTATGTGTACTTATTATCCTAGATCACTAGGATGAGGTTTAGGACACGGGTTATTGGTACTGCATCTCTTCTCCAAGTCTTTGCAGTCTCAGGATTTGTTGCTTCCAGGAGGAGATAGTTTCAAACCTTCTCAGTGTGAGTTGTTCCTACTGTTCACTGCAGGGACTGAAGGTGCTTTGCTGTAGCATCTTTTGGCATTACTAGCAAAAAACAAATCAGCTCAGATAAACTATTGTCACCTGTAAGCATAGTGGTGTCTTAAATGTAGGCAAAAGTAATGTTTAAACAAAATCTAAAAAgatacagaggaaaaatacatcTAAAAAAAGTATTAGTCACCgtgtttttttcttacaaagtaCTTGGAGGAATAAAAACTCTTAGATGGAGAAGCTGAGAAGTTCAAGTAACTTAAACAGATCCCCCAAGAAAGTCACTGGCTAAGCTTAGAGTGTCCAAGGCAATTTTCTGGACTCTATTCTGTGCCCTGTTTGCTCAGTCACATTGCCAGCCTAAAAAAATAGGCAATCTCTTTGTTTAATCCCGAGTGTCAATAACTGAGAGTGTTACTGGCTCCTTCTCAGGTACAGCTCCGTGGCTGCCATCCCAAGCTTTAAAATTCTCCACCAAACACCCAATGGCTAATAAAGTAAGATGCTAAGCTAGGCTGGTAGCTGAAGGATAATCACGTTACTTGGTTTTAGGGAGGTTTTCCTCCCATTGATCCTTTCTCCTGTATTGTATCAGTTGCACAGGCTTGTTCTGTCTGTTGGGATTCTGATATAACCAATTGTAGGTGCAAATCTAGATCTGTTAACCTATTCTCTGTGTTCTTGGTTCTAGGAGAAGAATTCTTTTCTCAACTACAATGTTTCTTGTATCCTGACAATGCCTCAGTACATGAGGCAAGGTTACGGCAAAATGCTCATTGACTTCAGTAAgtataaagagaaaaattctGGAAACATTTTGTCCAGTATGACAGCTTCACCAAAAATCTGACGTGTCTGGTGACTTTTGAGCAGTTGTCATTATACCCCATCTCTGCTTGTGCTGAGGAGGGTAACAGTCAGGATAAAGTAGTTTAGGAAGgacaaataacttttttttttcctttacaggcTATTTGCTTTctaaagtagaagaaaaagttGGCTCTCCAGAACGCCCTCTGTCTGATCTGGGTCTCATCAGCTACCGTAGTTACTGGAAGGAAGTTTTGCTTCGTTACCTGCATAATTTCCAAGGAAAAGAGATCTCTATAAAAGGTATATTTTCAACCTGAACAAACTTGTTGTGGGTTGGTTCAGTAGCATACCAGTGCATCCTTATTTTCCTCAAATGTGGGGTAGGTCACGCATTGATAAAGGTGTTTGTGTAGCAGCACAGTGAGTGGAATGTTCCTGTATTTGGGGATGGCTCCTTTCCAGTCCTGCCACCATTAACAATAAGCCAACTTGCAGAGTTTTGAAACAGTGTACTGgcttcttcttttaaaaaacatttttggaaaaGGTTCAATAAAGAAATTCATACAGCTCCAGATtagaatattaattttaaaaagaaaaccagctaCTCAGTTGGCCACAAACACAGTGGCTTTCAAACATTTTAGATAAAAGCTAAGATTATTTAAACTTCttttaatatcatttttatattcaaaacGGTCCCTAGGAATATGCTGTATTTCATAGCAATATCAAGGTTGTTCTGAAAAAGCTGCTATGCCTTCTTAGAGAGGGTTGCAGCATACTAACTTGGATCCTAAAAGCAGTATCACTAATTCATTACAACATTCTGTTTCAACTGATTATTCCCCACTGACTGATTATTGCTCAGTTTTGGGGTAAGCTGGGCTGTTTCTCTACAGCTCTGCGTGGCTTGTATCCATAACTTGTGTTTCCTCAAGCTAGTTGTAATCCATCAGTCCTCTAGAGCAAAATGACCACAGACAAGTGGTCAAGCAGATTACCAGGATGGTCAAAGGGTGCAAGTCAGGCAGCAGCAATAACACTGCATTTTAACGCTCCTTAGCAAGGCATTTTGTGTGTATCACCTCAAAAGGCATTGCCTAAGACTCGTGGTTGAAATCTATTATAGGGCATTGCAGTGGAATGTGTTTCTGTTCTAACATCCTCTGCTACTGGTTTGCAGAAATCAGCCAGGAGACCGCTGTAAACCCCGTCGACATTGTTAGTACACTGCAGGCACTTCAGATGCTGAAGTACTGGAAGGGAAAACACCTGGTCCTAAAAAGACAGGTAAGATTTCTGATGGCTCTTTCTGCGCTCCTTTCTTTACATTTAGCTGTTGCATTCACATGAAGTGGAATCAGCattatttgttttgtgctgGGTTTCCCAGCCTTTTTATTCTAGTGGGGGAGCACTGTAATTCTGAAGTGCAGTaactaataaaataaagcatggGCATGGAGCATTATTCTTTAGTAGTGTAGAAACACGCTGCACcaactgtacttttttttttcctgtatggaATAACATTACTCATTGTAAGCAGCTTTTAGGGGAGCAATGGATCAACATTCCCATCGTGCTCCTCATCATGCCAACCCTTTACTGGGCAAACGTATGAGACAGTACTGAGCTGAATTCATGGAATCCTGAATGTGTCATGTTTGCATCCTCATTAGAAATGAGACAAGTGGTTTATACATCCCAGAATATACAACAGTTTCTCTtattcccttccccttccctgagACTTTACTTTGTAGCTACCAGTAGCTTTATCAGTGTGGTTGGAAGTGCTTCTAGAAAGAGCTGTTATTTTTGTCATGCTCAGCAGTTAGTGAGTGGGCTGCTTCCCCAGATCTTCAGATTTCTGGACTTTGATGTTTGGTGCTGTACCGTGGATAATTCTCCAGCATggactgtttgtttttaaccccCCTTTTCTTGCTCTCTTCCCCAGGATCTGATTGATGAATGGATAGCCAAAGAGGCAAAAAGATCCAACAGCAATAAGATAATGGATCCCAGCTGTTTGAAATGGACCCCTCCTAAGGGAACTTAACTGCCTGTCACTCCTGAAGCCAGTGAACCCCAGCAGTAGGAAATACCCTAGGGATCTCTGTTGTATCTGTTGCTGTTGTGATTGGCTGGTACAGTACCCTCCCGAAAGATCAGTTCCCCTTGGTACTGTTCTGGCCCAGATCTTTTGTGCACACCACAGGCGCTAGTTCTGAGGAACTTTATGTTTCGGCCTCAATGAGGTTGCAAGGATTGGATCTGTATAGGACCCAAACAAAGCTCCTAGCAGC
This portion of the Anas platyrhynchos isolate ZD024472 breed Pekin duck chromosome 28, IASCAAS_PekinDuck_T2T, whole genome shotgun sequence genome encodes:
- the KAT7 gene encoding histone acetyltransferase KAT7 isoform X2, which encodes MPRRKRNAGSSSDGTEDSDFSTDPEHTDSSESDGTSRRSARVTRSSARLSQSSQDSSPVRNPPSFGAEEPVYSTRRVTRSQQQPTPVTPKKYPLRQTRSSGSETEQVVDFSDRGHLTGKHERHFSISGCPLYHNLSADECKVRAQSRDKQIEERMLAHRQDDNNRHATRHQAPTERQLRYKEKVAELRKKRNSGLSKEQKEKYMEHRQTYGNTREPLLENLTSEYDLELFRRAQARASEDLEKLRLQGQITEGSNMIKTIAFGRYELDTWYHSPYPEEYARLGRLYMCEFCLKYMKSQTILRRHMAKCVWKHPPGDEIYRKGSISVFEVDGKKNKIYCQNLCLLAKLFLDHKTLYYDVEPFLFYVMTEADNTGCHLIGYFSKEKNSFLNYNVSCILTMPQYMRQGYGKMLIDFSYLLSKVEEKVGSPERPLSDLGLISYRSYWKEVLLRYLHNFQGKEISIKEISQETAVNPVDIVSTLQALQMLKYWKGKHLVLKRQDLIDEWIAKEAKRSNSNKIMDPSCLKWTPPKGT